In Oryza sativa Japonica Group chromosome 2, ASM3414082v1, the following are encoded in one genomic region:
- the LOC136355276 gene encoding uncharacterized protein yields the protein MVAAGLVAAATLDPARANLRVEAGRSGAVVEAGGVQGARATAAGGRGGDRRRRGAGLAAVGGGRDWRWDVGHGGEGGGRRRRRGVGRGGEGSGGGVYDLGHHRIRVDHCRIWS from the coding sequence atggtggcggcggggctcgTGGCGGCGGCCACCCTAGATCCGGCGCGGGCGAATCTGAGGGTGGAGGCCGGCCGGAGCGGCGCTGTCGTCGAGGCCGGAGGCGTGCAGggcgcgcgggcgacggcggcaggtGGTCGtggtggcgacaggcggcgcAGGGGCGCGGGGTTGGCGGCGGTAGGTGGAGGCAGAGACTGGCGGTGGGATGTGGGCCACGGtggtgaaggcggcggcaggcggaggcggcggggtgtGGGCCGCGGTGGTGAAGGCAGCGGTGGCGGAGTCTACGACCTCGGGCATCACCGGATCCGCGTCGACCATTGCCGGATCTGGAGCTAg
- the LOC4330002 gene encoding protein CANDIDATE G-PROTEIN COUPLED RECEPTOR 7: MHVRSPARSMDTSLSIAVAAAAVVLLLLVRGADAEIRTTLIVSDARPLILFEQFGFERGGKATISIRRSFWNLRRGSRRTAVDPSLMGFVLISGTQFPKINNASAYAAADPGDNGDDGGGSYCVLTSEYALPVLRLGDVPPGGVTTTVSIDDPDQYAVVFSNCQDGVEVTVDVYTEMYNVRDGISDGPRDYLPVGLRPLPTIYTVVSEVYFAFLALWACVCVRHRATVERIHAVMGALLLFKALKMACAAEDSWYVERTGTPHGWDVAFYVFGFFKGVLLFTVIILIGTGWSILKPYLQEREKNMLMIVIPLQVVENLLLVVIGETGPTGQDWVVWNQVFLLVDVICCCAVFFPIIWSIRSMREASKTDGKAALNLQKLTLFKRFYLVVVGYLYFTRIIASAFLALLSYKYQWGVNVAIEAASLAFYLFVFYNFQPVAKNPYLYIGDTVEDAAVEREMDDEGRF, from the exons ATGCACGTACGATCGCCGGCAAGGTCCATGGACACCTCCCTCTCCAtcgccgtcgcagccgccgccgtcgtgctgcTGCTCCTCGTGCGGGGCGCCGATGCCGAGATCAGGACGACGCTCATCGTGTCGGACGCTCGGCCTCTCATTCTGTTCGAGCAGTTTGGCTTCGAGCGTGGCGGGAAGGCGACCATCTCCATACGCCGCTCGTTTTGGAATCTCCGGCGGGGGTCACGGCGCACCGCGGTTGACCCCAGCCTCATGGGGTTCGTCCTCATCTCCGGAACCCAGTTCCCGAAGATCAACAACGCGTCCGCGTACGCGGCCGCCGACCCGGGGgacaacggcgacgacggcgggggcAGTTACTGCGTGCTGACGAGCGAGTACGCCCTCCCGGTGCTCCGGCTCGGCGACGTCCCGCCCGGCGGCGTCACCACCACCGTGAGCATCGACGACCCAGACCAGTACGCCGTCGTGTTCAGCAACTGCCAGGACGGCGTGGAGGTCACCGTCGACGTGTACACCGAGATGTACAACGTGCGGGACGGCATCTCCGACGGGCCCAGGGACTACCTACCCGTGGGCCTGCGGCCGCTGCCGACCATCTACACGGTCGTGTCGGAGGTGTACTTCGCGTTCCTGGCGCTGTGGGCGTGCGTGTGCGTGCGGCACCGCGCGACGGTGGAGCGGATCCACGCCGTCATGGGCGCGCTGCTGCTGTTCAAGGCGCTCAAGATGGCGTGCGCGGCGGAGGACTCGTGGTACGTGGAGCGCACCGGCACGCCGCACGGCTGGGACGTGGCGTTCTACGTCTTCGGCTTCTTCAAGGGCGTCCTGCTCTTCACCGTCATCATCCTCATCGGCACCGGCTGGTCCATCCTCAAGCCCTACCTCCAG gagagggagaagaacaTGCTTATGATCGTGATCCCGCTGCAAGTGGTCGAGAACCTGTTGCTGGTGGTGATCGGGGAGACGGGGCCGACGGGGCAGGACTGGGTCGTGTGGAACCAGGTGTTCCTGCTGGTGGACGTCATCTGCTGCTGCGCCGTGTTCTTCCCGATCATCTGGTCGATCCGCAGCATGCGCGAGGCATCCAAGACCGATGGCAAGGCGGCGCTCAACCTCCAGAAGCTCACGCTGTTCAAGCGCTTctacctcgtcgtcgtcggctacCTCTACTTCACCCGGATCATCGCGTCGGCGTTCCTCGCCTTGCTCAGCTACAAGTACCAGTGGGGCGTCAACGTGGCCATCGAGGCCGCCAGCCTCGCCTTCTACCTGTTCGTTTTCTACAACTTCCAGCCGGTGGCGAAGAACCCGTACTTGTACATTGGCGACACGGTGGAGGACGCGGCGGTCGAGCGTGAGATGGACGACGAAGGTCGATTTTGA